The genomic stretch TGACGATGTTGTCGCCGGGGCGCAGCGCCCCCGGGTTCGCCACCTCGAACTGGCGCGACCCGACCTGCACGAACCCTGTGGTGATGTCGGTACGGGTGCCGGGGACCTCGCCCTTCCAGCCGCCGCCCTCGACACCGCCGGCCACGATCACGTCGCGGTCCTTGGGGTTGTTGCCGGTCGCCTTGATGATCGTGTTGCCCGACGGGTCCTCGCCGTCGCCGACGCCGCGTAACACGGTGCCGCCGGCCCGCACGTACAGCGTGCCCGCCACCGGGTACGTGCCCGGCAGCAGGAGCAACGCTCCGCGGCGGGCTCGGGGCAGGGCCCCGATCTCGTCCAGCGCCGCCTGGATGTGGGCGGTGTTGTCGCCCTCGACCGGCCGGATCGTCTTGACGACCGGCACGTGCGGAATCGGCCGCTCACCGTTGCGGTAGCCGGCGTGGCTGAAGTCGGGGACGCGGTTGGCCTCGGCGTCCTGCTCGTAGGCCAGCCGCCCCCGCCGGTCGTAGTGCACGAGCCGGGACTGCCAGGGTGGTGTGCCGGCCGCATGGGCGGCGGCGGGGCGCGCGCCGGCCGCCGCGGTCAGCGCCAGCGCGCCGCCCGCCGTCAGCACGGCGCGCCTGCTGAGGTCATGTGCCATGTACGGTCCTCACTTGATGACGATCTTGTCGAGCTCGGGCGAGCGGGCGGTGTGGCTGTAGAAACGGATCGTGTTGACCCCGGCCACCAGGTTCACCGGCACGGTCGCGGTGGTCACCGTGTCCTTGGTCCCGCTCATGGGCACCTGGATCGCGTCGCCGCCGTTGACGCTGACCGCATACGTCTGGGAGCCGTCCACCAGCGCGTGCACGGTCATCTGCCTGGTCCCGGTGGTCTCCGACAACACGCCCCTGACCACGGTGTAGTCGTAGACGTTGCCGCCGATGAGGATGACCTTCCGCCCGCCCGAGCAGACCGCGCAGTAGGCGGGCTCGGCCGCCCCCTCCCACACGTTGCCGACCCGCTCGGCCTCGTACGTGCCGGGGCTCCGGTCCGGCGGCGGCAGCGTGACCGGGGGCGTCGCGGGCCCGAGCTGCTCCGCCCTGAGGTTCCTGACCAGCAGGTACGTCTCCTGCAGCCCGGCGCTCCTGATGCTGCGGTAGATGCCCCACTTGGGCCGGTTGTACTGCTCCGGCGTCCACCACAGGTCGATGCCCTCGACCTTCTGGTCGACGATCGTCCGCGACCCGTCCCGCAGCACCCACCTCATGTAGCCGTCGTCGGCCGACTTGAGCTCGATGGTGACGCCGACCCACTTGTTCTGGATCGGCTCCAGGTCGGCGGTGGCGAAGTCGTGGGACTTGTTGTCCTCCAGCGTCCAGTAGCGGGCCGCGATCTTCGGCACGCCGTTGACGACCGGCAGCGACACCTGCGCGACCGGGGTGCCGATGTCGGAGGTCTTCAGCTGCCAGATGTGGGTGAAGCTGGTGGTCGCGTCAAGCGTGTCGGGAATGTACATCTGGTACGAGATCCGCCACGTCTCCTCCTCGCGCATCTCCAGCGCCCGGGCGCCAGAGGCCCGCATGCCGCGTACCTCGTTCCGCATCCGGTCGGAGCCGTCGCGGTCCTCCAGGTGCGCGTCGAACCGCCAGGCGTTGCCCTGGACGTAGACGTGCGGCTGTCCCTCGGGGTGGGAGCCGCGCCGGTCGTCCTCCAGCGCCTCGAACGCGTTGACGCCGTCCCGCCACGGGCTCGGATTCCACCGGGTCTCCCAGCGCGGCTCCCCTGCCCCGGCCTCGGCCGGCGGGGCGGCGGCGAGGAGCAGCGCGAGTGCCGAAAGCGCGCCCGCCAGGCGCAGGCCCCTCATGAGGTCCTCGCCTGCTCGCCGGCGCCGCTCCCGGTGAGTTCCTCGTGGAGGTGCATGACGCCGGGGCGGGAGTTGGCGGCACCGGTGAGTGGCAGGGCGGCTAAGACGCCGCCCCATCGTCTGGTCGTCATGAGAGTGTTCTCCTCAGATGCAGCGTGAAGCCGCCGTTCTGGGCGACGGCGAGGTCGAGCTTGCCACCGGCCGGGACCACGGCGGTCTCGATGGCGATCTGGTCGCCGGGGGCGTCCCGGTAGATCTCGGCCGTCCACTCCCCCGCGTCGAGGAAGTCGAGCGGCACGGTGAGCGTGCGGGGCTCGCCCGACACGCCCGCGGCGACGTACCAGTCGTCGCCGCTCCTCCTGGCCAGCACGATGTGGTCGGCGGGGTCGCCGGACAGCAGCCGCGTGTCGTCCCACGCGGCCGGCACGGTGGACAGCAGCCGCAGCGCCTCGGGCCTGGCCTGGTAGGCCTCGATGGAGTCGGCGAAGTGCTGAATCCCGGACTCGAAGAGCACCGACAGGGCGAGCTCGAACCCGGCCGAGATGGCCCGCACCGCGGTGAACGTGCACGGCGTGAAGTCCATCGGGCCCTGCACGTTGCGGGTGAACGCCAGCGACAGGTAGTGCGTGGCCGGGTAGAGCGGCTCCTTGCCGGGCTTCGGCTTGATCCATTCGGCGCCCTTGACCGCCTCGGCGGTCATGAACTGCGGCCAGGTGCGCTCGGTGCCGCGCGGGATCGTGCCGCCGTGGAAGACCACCATGAGCCGGAGCCGGGCGGTGGCGGCCAGGATGGCGTCGAACCAGCGCATCCGGTCCTGGCCGTCCGACTCGGTGAAGTCGATCTTCACGCCGGCGGCTCCCCACTCCTTCCAGAGCGCGAGCTTCTCGCGGTGCTCCAGCTCGGTGTCGACGTGTTGCCAGTGGGACCAGAGCCAGACGCCGATGCCCCGGTCGCGGGCGTAGGCGATGAGCTCGGGCATCCACTCCTTGTTCCAGCCGGCGTCCGCCAGCAGGTACGGCCAGCCGTTCGCGGCGGCGAAGTCCACCCAGCGTTTCTGGGCGTCCAGGTCGCGGGTGGAGGGCCCGTCGGACCACCACGACCAGGCGGCGGCCCCGGGCCGGATCCAGGATGTGTCCTCCACCTGGGACGGCGCGGCGAGGCTGGTGATCAGGTCGCTCTCGACGATGGTGGCCAGGTCGCCGACGATCATCGTGCGCCACGGGGTGACCAGCGGGCTGGCCGCGGTCACGTACGGGTCCGGCAGGTCGAGGCGGAAGGCGCGGCCGTCGAAGCGCAGGCGGGAGCCGGCGTATCCGGCGTCCAGGTCCGACTCGGTGATCAGCATCCAGGCGCCGCCGACCTGGAAGAGCGACGGGTAGCCGTACAGGATGGGCTCGGCGCCGGCCACCGTGGTGTGCCGGTGGATCTCCTCGTAGTCGCAGCGCCCGTTCTCGTACGGCAGCAGGACCGCGCGGCCGTCGCCCGGCACGACGTACTCCGAGACCTCCTCCACCACGGTCACCGGGCCGCTCCACGGGATCACGTAGCGGTAGGCGACGCCATGGTCGCCGACCCGGATCCGCAGGTCGAGCCGGTGCCCACCGCTGGTGAACGACAACGTCCACTCGCCTGCCGTGTACCGGTGCTCGCGGCGTTTCCCGGTGACCGTCCGGTAGGACTCCTCGACCTGCCGCTCCGACATCCCGGCCGGGACGAGGCCCGTGCTGAGGTCGGCGTGGGCGGTGCGGACGCCGAGCCTCGACGGCTCGAGCACGACCCGCCCGGCGTGACGCACCTCCATCGTGAGCTCGCCTGCCGGGGACAGGTCGAGCACCGCCTTCAGATCCCCGTCGCTGAGCGTCCAATTCGGCACGTGACCCTCCATAGAGAAAGAGATAGGAGGAGTCGATCGCGTCCTGCCGCCCGGCGCCGACCGGCCCCGCTCGGGCCGTGCAAGGCGCCCGACTCTCCTCACAATGCGCAAGAGCCTAGGTTGCGACGGGTGTCAATTCAATTCTTGACGAAGTTAATTAGTCGGTCTACCGTGCAGCCATGCCTCACGGACTGTCGCCACACGACCGCACCACTCCGGCTATACATCGGACCTCTCCTGCCAGACTGGCGGAGTTCCGTGAGCAACGGTTCGGGTTGTTCATCCATTGGGGCCTCTACGCGCTCGCCGCCCGCCACGAGTGGGTCAAGCAGCGCGAGCGGCTGACCGACGAGCAGTACCAGCCCTACTTCGACCACTTCGACCCCGACCTGTTCGACCCGGACGCGTGGGCGGAGGCGGCGGCCGGCGCGGGCATGCGCTACATGGTGCTGACGACCAAACACCACGACGGCTTCTGCCTGTGGGACTCGGCCTACACCGACTACTCGGTCGCGAACACGCCGTACGGCAAGGATCTCGTCGGCCCGATCGTGGAGGCGTTCCGCTCCCGCGGACTCGGGGTGGGGTTCTACCACTCGCTGATCGATTGGCATCACGCGCACTTCCCGATCGACGGCCTGCACCCGGCGTACGCCGAGGGCGCCACCCCAGTTGACCGAAATATCGAGATCTATCAGTCCTATTTACACAACCAGGTCGAAGAGCTGCTTACCCGCTATGGCCGAATCGACACTATGTGGTTTGACTTCTCCTACTCGAAGCGGGTCAGGGACGGCAAGCGCACCCCCGGCGGCAAGGGCGCGGCGGACTGGCGTTCGGAGGAACTGGCGGCCATGGTCCGCAGGCTGCAGCCGGACATCCTGATCAACGACCGCCTGGAGATCCCCGGCGACTTCACCACGCCCGAGCAGTTCCAGCCGCCCGCCCCGCCGGCCGAGGTCTGGGAGGCCTGCCAGACGCTCAACGGCAGCTGGGGCTACGACCGTGACAACCTCGACTACAAGCCGGTGGACCTGCTCGTGCGCATGCTGGTCGACACCGTCGCCAAGAACGGCAACCTGCTGCTCAACGTGGGACCGAACGGGCGCGGCGCGTTCGACCCGCGGGCGCTGGAGTCGTTGCGCGGCATCGGCGAGTGGATGCGGCTGCACGGCCGGTCCATCTACGGCGCCGGGCCGAGCGCGTACGAGGCGCCCGCCGACTGCCGTTACACCCAGCGCGGCGACCGGCTCTACGTGCACCTGTTCGCGTGGCCGTACAAGCATCTGCACCTGCCCGGCCT from Nonomuraea polychroma encodes the following:
- a CDS encoding glycoside hydrolase family 97 protein, whose amino-acid sequence is MPNWTLSDGDLKAVLDLSPAGELTMEVRHAGRVVLEPSRLGVRTAHADLSTGLVPAGMSERQVEESYRTVTGKRREHRYTAGEWTLSFTSGGHRLDLRIRVGDHGVAYRYVIPWSGPVTVVEEVSEYVVPGDGRAVLLPYENGRCDYEEIHRHTTVAGAEPILYGYPSLFQVGGAWMLITESDLDAGYAGSRLRFDGRAFRLDLPDPYVTAASPLVTPWRTMIVGDLATIVESDLITSLAAPSQVEDTSWIRPGAAAWSWWSDGPSTRDLDAQKRWVDFAAANGWPYLLADAGWNKEWMPELIAYARDRGIGVWLWSHWQHVDTELEHREKLALWKEWGAAGVKIDFTESDGQDRMRWFDAILAATARLRLMVVFHGGTIPRGTERTWPQFMTAEAVKGAEWIKPKPGKEPLYPATHYLSLAFTRNVQGPMDFTPCTFTAVRAISAGFELALSVLFESGIQHFADSIEAYQARPEALRLLSTVPAAWDDTRLLSGDPADHIVLARRSGDDWYVAAGVSGEPRTLTVPLDFLDAGEWTAEIYRDAPGDQIAIETAVVPAGGKLDLAVAQNGGFTLHLRRTLS
- a CDS encoding alpha-L-fucosidase, whose product is MPHGLSPHDRTTPAIHRTSPARLAEFREQRFGLFIHWGLYALAARHEWVKQRERLTDEQYQPYFDHFDPDLFDPDAWAEAAAGAGMRYMVLTTKHHDGFCLWDSAYTDYSVANTPYGKDLVGPIVEAFRSRGLGVGFYHSLIDWHHAHFPIDGLHPAYAEGATPVDRNIEIYQSYLHNQVEELLTRYGRIDTMWFDFSYSKRVRDGKRTPGGKGAADWRSEELAAMVRRLQPDILINDRLEIPGDFTTPEQFQPPAPPAEVWEACQTLNGSWGYDRDNLDYKPVDLLVRMLVDTVAKNGNLLLNVGPNGRGAFDPRALESLRGIGEWMRLHGRSIYGAGPSAYEAPADCRYTQRGDRLYVHLFAWPYKHLHLPGLAGKVRYAQLLNDASEIRVLVPDPAVDSGHTKLGALPPGTLTLQLPVQRPDVAVPVLELFL